One part of the Schistocerca piceifrons isolate TAMUIC-IGC-003096 chromosome 2, iqSchPice1.1, whole genome shotgun sequence genome encodes these proteins:
- the LOC124777855 gene encoding uncharacterized protein LOC124777855: MKVAVAAVLVLTALASASAYPRFLAIPLDGEADIALLEEAGAAARAPRAAPALPEEAARVERGAHHHLGGGGGGGGDGGHHHGDYVDFGAHTGHHGAFGWYADFPVITHGH, encoded by the coding sequence GTGGCAgcagtgttggtgttgacggcgCTGGCGTCGGCGAGCGCGTATCCGCGCTTCCTGGCCATCCCCCTGGACGGAGAGGCCGACATCGCGCTGCTGGAGGAGGCGGGAGCGGCGGCCAGAGCCCCCCGAGCCGCCCCCGCACTGCCGGAAGAGGCGGCGCGCGTCGAGCGCGGTGCGCACCACCACCTGGGAGGCGGCGGAGGTGGGGGCGGAGACGGCGGCCACCACCACGGTGACTACGTCGACTTCGGCGCGCACACTGGCCACCACGGCGCCTTCGGCTGGTACGCCGACTTCCCCGTCATCACCCACGGTCACTAG